A genomic stretch from Erigeron canadensis isolate Cc75 chromosome 9, C_canadensis_v1, whole genome shotgun sequence includes:
- the LOC122581694 gene encoding protein DETOXIFICATION 24-like, with product MDNGIGTKLLRHHEEEEVEGALTERVWTESKKIWRVALPGVISRVCAFGCIVVTQSFVGHISDMDLAGYALVQTLSVRFVNGILLGMSSATETLCGQAFGAGQHHMMGIYLQRSWIVDLITLTVLLPVFIFGTQVYRLLGEDEAIAQSGGYISLWFIPFIYNFVFSLTIQMFLQAQLKNMVIAWLSIFQFGMHIPLSWLLVYKLGLGVPGAMISLSVSSWFLVIGELIYIFGGWCPYSWKGFTVAAFKDLVPVVKLSLSSGVMVCLELWYNAVLVLLAGYMANAEIAISAFSICLNINAWEFMISLGFLGSACVRVANELGRGNAKAVKFSIKVLLGTSIVIGTFFFVLCLTLGKKLAYLFTDDDRVADTVSDLTLLLSFSVLLNSIYPVLSGVAVGAGMQSIVAVINLVCYYLIGIPTGALLGYMTSLQVKGIWIGMIFGIVTQTLALMYLTWRTDWDDQVKKSLERLNRFYVKVPGNLDEISN from the exons ATGGATAACGGAATTGGAACAAAGCTACTTCGACatcatgaagaagaagaagtagaagGTGCCTTGACAGAAAGAGTATGGACCGAATCCAAAAAAATATGGAGAGTAGCATTGCCCGGTGTTATCTCTAGAGTTTGTGCATTTGGATGCATCGTTGTCACTCAATCATTCGTCGGCCACATTAGTGACATGGATCTTGCTGGTTACGCCCTTGTGCAAACCTTAAGTGTTCGATTCGTTAATGGAATACTA TTGGGTATGTCGAGTGCAACCGAGACTCTTTGTGGCCAAGCATTTGGAGCAGGGCAACACCATATGATGGGAATATACTTACAACGTTCGTGGATTGTTGATTTAATAACGTTAACTGTTTTGCTCCCGGTTTTCATCTTTGGGACACAAGTATACAGACTCCTTGGTGAAGATGAAGCGATTGCTCAAAGTGGTGGATACATTTCTCTATGGTTCATCCCGTTTATCTACAACTTCGTGTTTAGCTTGACAATACAAATGTTTCTGCAAGCACAACTGAAAAATATGGTGATTGCGTGGCTTTCCATATTCCAATTTGGGATGCACATTCCTTTGTCATGGCTTTTGGTGTATAAGCTCGGACTTGGGGTGCCAGGGGCAATGATTTCATTGTCAGTATCGTCGTGGTTTCTTGTGATCGGAGAACTTATTTACATCTTTGGAGGTTGGTGTCCGTATTCGTGGAAAGGCTTTACGGTTGCTGCCTTCAAAGATTTGGTTCCTGTTGTAAAGCTATCGTTATCATCTGGAGTAATGGTCTG CTTGGAGCTATGGTACAATGCTGTTTTAGTCTTACTTGCTGGATACATGGCGAATGCTGAAATTGCTATTTCTGCCTTCTCCATATG CTTGAACATTAATGCATGGGAGTTCATGATAAGCCTCGGGTTCTTAGGCTCTGCATG TGTCCGGGTTGCAAATGAACTTGGAAGAGGAAATGCTAAAGCAGTGAAGTTCTCTATTAAAGTTCTGTTGGGAACTTCCATCGTGATAGGAACATTtttctttgttctttgtttgacgcTTGGCAAAAAACTTGCATACTTGTTTACGGATGATGATCGAGTTGCAGATACTGTATCAGATCTTACTCTACTACTTTCATTTTCGGTGTTGCTCAACAGCATTTATCCGGTCCTCTCAG GTGTGGCCGTCGGAGCTGGAATGCAAAGTATTGTAGCAGTGATCAACCTCGTTTGCTATTACCTAATTGGTATTCCAACCGGAGCATTGCTGGGATATATGACAAGTCTCCAAGTAAAG GGTATATGGATTGGAATGATTTTTGGAATTGTAACTCAAACGCTTGCGCTTATGTACTTGACATGGAGAACAGACTGGGATGATCAG GTTAAGAAATCATTGGAACGACTCAACCGGTTTTATGTAAAAGTACCCGGAAATCTTGACGAGATTTCTAACTGA